One Intestinimonas butyriciproducens genomic window, CGTCCTTGACCAGGACCACTGCGGGGATGGGGTTGCTGTTGTAGTTGCTGGCCATGGAATAGCCATAGGCGCCTGTGGAGAGGACGGCCAGAATGTCGCCGCTTTCCGCTGCTGGGAGCGCCGCGTCCCGGAGCAGGATATCCCCGGATTCACAGCACTTGCCGCAGACGGTGACCGTCTCGGCCGGCGCTGCGTCCGCCTTGTTGGCCAGGATGCCCCGATAGACGGCCTGATAGAGGGCGGGACGGATGTTGTCCGTCATGCCGCCGTCCACCGCCACATATTTGCGCACGCCGGCGATCTCTTTGATGGCCCCCACGGTGTAGAGGGAGAGAGCGGCGTCCCCGACGATGCTGCGGCCCGGCTCAATGACCACGGCGGGGCGGGGGAGCTCCAGCGCGTCAAAGCAGGCGGCGATGCGTTCCAGCATGGGGTCCAGATAATAGCGGTAGGGCCTGCGCTCCTCCGTGGTGTAGGTGATGCCGAATCCACCCCCCAGGTTGAGCTCTGAGACGCGGACGCCAAAGCGGTCCCTGACCTGTCGGACCAGCTCCAGCACCGCCTCCACCGCCTGGAGATAGGGGGAGGCGTCGAAGAGCTGGGAGCCGATGTGAAAGTGAAAGCCCAGAAAGTCCACATGGGGCGCAGCGACGGCCCGCTCCACAGCGGGATAGATGACATCCTCATCCAGGGGGAAGCCGAACTTGGAGTCCTTTTTGCCGGTGACGATGTAGTCATGGCTGTCCGCCTTAACGCCGGGAGTCACCCGGTAGAGGACCTTCATCCGCTTTCCTCTGGCGGCGCAGAGGGCTTCAATGGCCTCCAGCTCGTGGGCCCCGTCCACGATGATCCGGCCCACGCCCCGGTCCACGGCCAGCTCCAGCTCGCCGGGGAGCTTGTTGTTGCCGTTGAACTCGATACGCTCGGGCGGGAAGCCGGCTGCCAGGGCGGTGTAGAGCTCGCCGCCGGACACCACGTCCACGCACATCCCGGCCCGCTCCACCAGCCGGCACATGCCGGTGGTACAGAAGGCCTTGGCCGCATAGGCGACCCGGCTTCCCGGCCAGCGGTCCAGAAAGTCCCGGCGCAGCTCGTCGAAGCGGCGCTCTATGGCGGTCTGGGAATAGACGTACAGAGGGGTTCCATATTTCTTGGCCAGCTCCGTGACGTCACAGCCATCGAAGAAGAGCCTGCCGTTTTTGGTTTCCATCATATGATCGGACCTCCTTTTTGGTACCGCCTATAGAATAAGCAAATTTCATGCCAACCAGAGGGCGGGACGCCGCAGCCCCTGCCCCGCTAAGAAAAAGCGCCGTCAGCGGCCCGGCCGCCAGAAAAAGATGGTCCAAAATATCGGAAAAATAGCAGCAGAATGCTCCGAAAATTCGGACTATCAAGAGCAACAAATGCGGCATCTCTGGACGGGAGCCCTCTTGAAGAGAAGGCCCGCATGAGAGAAGCCCGGGGCCATGGGGCCGGAGAGACGGACCGCCCTCCCTGGCCGCCGCCTGTGAAAAAAGGTGCGGGTTTTGTGGAGCTTTGGGCGGAGGTACGTCCATTTTCCTTGCAATTCGGCGGGAGAGTATGCTACAATAAAAAGACTTGTAAAACGCTAGGAGGCCGCTGCCTTGTCCAAATACGAATCCGAAATCTCACGCCGCCGCACCTTTGCCATCATCTCCCATCCCGACGCCGGCAAGACCACCCTGACCGAGAAGTTCCTGCTCTACGGCGGAGCCATCGCCCAGGCCGGTGTGGTCAAGGGAAAAAAGAACAGCCGCGCCGCCACCTCCGACTGGATGGAGATCGAAAAGCAGCGCGGCATCTCCGTCACCTCCTCGGTCATGCAGTTCCAGTATGAGGGCTTCTGCATCAATATCTTGGACACCCCCGGTCACCAGGACTTCTCTGAGGACACGTACCGTACCCTCATGGCCGCCGATTCGGCCGTTATGGTCATTGACGCGGCCAAAGGCGTGGAGGCCCAGACCCGGAAGCTCTTCAAGGTGTGTGTGATGCGGGATATCCCCATCTTCACCTTTATCAATAAGATGGACCGGGAGGCCCGGGACCCCTTTGAGCTCTGCGAGGAGATCGAGAAGGAGCTGGGGATCGACACCTATGCGGTGAACTGGCCCATCGGCTGCGGCAAGGACTTCAAGGGCGTCTACGACCGGAACAAGCGGGAGATCATCCACTTCACCTCCAACGGCGGCGCCAGGCAGGCCACGGCGGTAGAGGTGGGCCTGGACGACCCGGAGCTGGACGGCCTGATCGGCCCTGCCTTCCGCACACAGCTCCAGGACGACATTGAGCTGCTGGACGGCGCTTCCTGTGACTTTGATATGGAGCGAGTGCGCCACGGAAAGCTCTCCCCCGTGTTCTTCGGCTCTGCCCTCACCAATTTCGGCGTGGAGCCCTTTCTGGAGGACTTCCTCCGCATGACCACGCCGCCCCTGCCCCGCCAGGCGGGGGAGGTGATCGTGGACTCCATGGACGACGAGTTCTCCGCCTTCGTCTTCAAGATCCAAGCCAATATGAACAAGGCCCACCGGGACCGTATCGCCTTTATGCGGGTGGTCTCCGGGCGCTTTGACGCGGACAGGGAGGTCTACCACGTTCAGGGCGGCAAGAAGATCAAGCTCTCCCGGCCCCAGCAGCTCATGGCCGCCGAGCGGGAGATCATTGAGGAGGCCTACGCCGGAGACATCATCGGCGTCTTTGACCCCGGGATCTTTTCCATTGGCGACACGCTGTGCGCGCCGGGGAAGAAGTTCCGCTTCGACCCCATCCCCACCTTTGCGCCTGAGCACTTCCGGCGGGTCCGACCTCTGGACACCATGAAGCGCAAGCAGTTTCTCAAGGGGATGGAGCAGATCGCCCAGGAGGGCGCCATTCAGATCTTCAAAACCCCCTATACCGGCATGGAGGAGGTCATCGTGGGCGTGGTGGGTACCCTCCAGTTCGACGTGCTGGAGTACCGGCTCAAAAACGAGTACGGGGTGGAGCTCTATATGGAGGGACTGCCCTACGAATATCTGCGCTGGATCGAAAACGACACCGGCGAGCCCATAAAGGAAGAGCAGCTCATTCTGGGCACCGACGTAAAGCTGGTGGAGGACTACAAGGGGAACCAGCTCCTCCTGTTCGCATCCCAGTGGTCCATCCACTGGGTCCAGGACAAGAACAAGGACCTGACCCTCACCGAGTTCGGCGGGGCCCGGGACAGCCAGGGCTGAAAACAACGGAGAACAAAAGAGGTCCGGACCGCATGGAAGCGGCCCGGACCTCTTTTTTCTTTCCCGAGCGGGAGAAAAAGTGCACCAAGATCAGCGGATTTGTATAGAATGAAGCAGTTCTCAAGAGGAGGGCGGCAGGATGGAGGAGGAGCAGGAAAAGACGCTCTGCGCACAGCTTGGGGTGGTAGACGATTCCCTGTTTTTTTTACTGCTGATCATTGCCGCCACACTGCTCTCCTTCTGGTCGGTGTCCCTCCAGCGAAAGGGGCTCTGCCTCACCATCCAGGGGGAGACGGAGACCGCCGGACAACTGCCCCCTATCTATCCCATCCGGCACAAGGCCTCCGCCATCATCGTCGGCGCGCTGGGCTTTTTCCTGTGCCTGGCTCTGCGTACGCTGGAGGAGGCGGAAGAGGGCGGCGACTGTGTGGCGAAGCGGTCGGCACGGAGCAACCTGTGGGCATCCTTATTTGTGCTGCTGGCCGCCATGCTCCGCTATCAGGACCTGGATTTTGTGGAGCGGTGCCAGGCCTCGCTGGAGGAGGAGGACACGCTACCAGACTGAGAACCTGTACTGACAAGCATTCCGCAGCATCGGGGCGGGGCCTTCCCGCCGTACCGCGTTGATTTTCTTTGCCATACACGGAATATGGCGGCATCAATCGCCTTGTCCAACGGAAAAGCCACGCCCGCCTGCCGTGCCCTGCTGATGTGTACAGGTTTTGATTTCCTTGGGGGGAATGTTATGACAGATTTGGAGATTTTGGCACGGATCGTCCAGTGTGAAGCTGGGGGAGAGGGGGAACAGGGGATGAAGGCCGTGGCCTGCGTGGTGATGAACCGGGTCCATGTGGACTACGGGGAGTACGGCAGGCTGGCGACGATCAGAGAGGTGATCTACCAGATGGGCCAGTTTGACTGTGCCCGGGAGACCATTCGAGGCAAATACAACGCCCAGAATATTTACAACATGTCCGTGGAGGACATCCACTACGACATTGCGGAGTGGGCCATAGCCGGGAACCGTCTGACCAACCTGGGCTTTGCCCTGTGGTATTTCAACCCCTTCAGTCCAAGCTGCCGGCCCAATTTCCCGTCCAATGTGGGGGAGTTCATGGTGCGCATTGGGAACCACTGTTTCTACAACCCCACCGACGCTTACGCGGATACATAGCATGGGGAAGGGCCGGCAGAGGACCGGCGGCGATCCCCAATTTTCATGATGGAGGAGAATGGTTTTATGAATCAGTTTTATCCCGACGGGATGCGTGACATGGCCTTGAACCGGGCCCAGGAAAACGGCGGACTGGTGACGCCTCCCGAAGAAGACTTCAATACCGACGCCATGCGGGGCTCCATGCAGCAGATCCTGGCCGACAACCTGGGCAATTTCGTGGTGTGCGAATTCCTGGTGGGGACCCAGGCCATGACCCGGAAAGAGGGAATCCTGTACAATGTGGGGCGCAGCTATATGACCCTCTATGAAGAGAACAGCCAGACCTTTGTGGTCTGTGATATCTTCTCGGTGAAATTCGTAACCTTCTATCTGCCCGGTCAGCGTCCCGGACAGAGCGGAGGGGGCATCAGCGTCCCCACGGTGAATATTCCCGGGGTGGGCACCGTTCCGGCGGGTCCTTATGGGATCGGAACGGGCTCCGGAGAAGTGGGGAGCAGCACACAGCCCCGCTCCACCGGCAACCGCTCCCTGGGCGGCAGCCGATAGGCGCGGAAGAGGAGCAGAGAGAGCGGCCCGGCGGAAATCCCGCCGGGCCGCTTCGGCTTTTCGAAAAGGAGGTGCCGCGCAGGATTAGCACCGGGGGAAAAGTGTGAAAGGGGGGCGGTGAGCCCCCACTTTCACGTACAGTCAAGCACTGTTTCGACACCGTCGAAACAGTCATTCGACTGCCCGCTGCGCGGCAGTCGAAGCGGCCCGGCGGGAAATCCTGCCGGGCCGCTTTTCAAATGCGTTTATGGGTTTTGGGAATGGATCAGGCGTAGAGCTCCTGGAGCTTGACCAGATGCTCGTAACGGGCCTTGGCCAACGCCTCGTTCTCCTGGAAGAGCTTCTCGGCGCGTTCCGGGAAGGCGCGGGTAAGAGCGGAGTAGCGGGCCTCGTTCATGAGGAACTCCTGATAGCCGCCGGCGGGGGCCTTGGAGTCCAGGGTGAAGGGGCTCTTGCCCTCGGCCTTCAGAGCCGGGTTAAAGCGGAACATGTTCCAGTAGCCGCACTCGACGGCCTTCTTCATCTCGCTCTGGCAGTTGGTCATGCCGCCCTTGATGGAGTGCATCTCACAGGGGGCATAGCCGATGATGAGGGAGGGGCCGTGGTAGTTCTCGGCCTCGGTGATGGCCTTCAGGGTCTGGGCGGGATTGGCGCCCATGGCCACCTGGGCCACATACACATAACCGTAGCTCATGGCGATTTCGGCCAGGGACTTCTTGGGCATGGTCTTGCCGGCGGCGGCAAACTGGGCCACAGCGCCCACATTGGTGGACTTGGAGGCCTGACCGCCGGTGTTGGAGTACACCTCGGTATCAAAGACCATCACGTTCACGTCCTCGCCGGAGGCCAGCACATGGTCCAGACCGCCGAAGCCGATGTCGTAAGCCCAGCCGTCGCCGCCGAAGATCCAGATGGACTTCTTGGCGAGGAACTCCTTGCGGGCCAGAATCTCACGGGCCAGCTTGCAGGCGTCGCAGCCGCAGTCGCCCCGCTGGGAGACAATGGCCTCCAGGGCGGCCACATACTTCTTGGTGGCCTCAGCGTTGGCCACGCCGTCCGCCATGGTATCCAGCCATTCCTGGCCGGCGGCCTTGATGTCCTCGTCGGCGTAGTCGATGGCGAGGAGAGCCTTGGTCTGCTCGGTCAGGCGGTCACGCAGGGCCTTCTGGCCATAGTAGAAGCCCAGACCGTGCTCGGCGTTGTCCTCAAAGAGGGAGTTGGCCCACGCGGGACCCCTGCCCTGCTTATTGACGGTGTAGGGAGAGGTGGCGGCGGGACCGCCCCAGATGGAGGAGCAGCCGGTGGCGTTGGAGATGTACATCCGGTCGCCGCAGACCTGGGTGATGAGACGGGCGTAGCTGGTCTCGGCGCAGCCAGCGCAGGAGCCGGAGAACTCCAGCAGGGGCTGCTTGAACTGGCTGCCCTTGACGGAGGTGGTGTCGGCCACGTCGTCCTTGTCGGCGACTTTGGCGACCATGTAATCAAAGACAGGCTGCTGCTCGGCCTGGGACTCCTGGGGAACCATCTCCAGGGCCTTCACCGGGCACACGCCCACGCAGACGCCGCAGCCCATGCAGTCCAGGGGGCTCACGGCGATGGAAAACTTGTACACGCCCTTGCCCTTGCCGGCCTTGAAGTCCACGATCTTGGCGGCCTCGGGGGCGTTCTTGGCCTCCTCGTCGGTCAGCGCGTAGGGACGGATGGTGGCGTGGGGACAGACATAGGAGCACTGGTTGCACTGGATGCACTTGTCGGCGTTCCAGGTGGGGACCATGACGGCCACACCGCGCTTCTCATAGGCGGCGGCGCCCTGCTCGAAGGTGCCGTCCACGTGGTCGGAGAAGGCGGAGACGGGGAGGCTGTCGCCGTCCATGCGGCCCACAGGCTCCATGATCTCGGTGACCATCTTCACGGTGGAGTCACGACCCTCCAGCTTCTCCTCCTTCACCTCGTCGGCGGCGGTGGCCCAGGAGGCGGGGACGTTGAACTTCTTGAAGGCGGTGGCGCCGGTATCGATGGCCTTATGGTTCATATCCACCACGTCCTGGCCCTTCTTCAGGTAGGAGTGGGTGGCGGCGTCCTTCATGTAGCCGATGGCCTCGTCCTGGGGCATGACATTGGCCAGGGCGAAGAAGGCGGACTGGAGGATGGTGTTGGTGCGCTTGCCCATGCCGATCTTGGCGGCCAGGTCGATGGCGTCGATGGTGTAGACGTTGATGTGGTGCTCGGCGATGTAGCGCTTGGCCACGGCGGGCATGTGCTTGTCGAGCTCCTCATCGCTCCACTGGCAGTTGATGAGGAAGGTGCCGCCGTCCTTGACGTCGCGGACCATGGGGAAGCCCTTGATGATGTAGGCGGGCACGTGGCAGGCCACAAAGTCGGCCTTGTTGATGTAGTAGGGGCTCTTGATGGGCTTGTCGCCAAAGCGCAGGTGGCTGATGGTCACGCCGCCGGTCTTCTTGGAGTCGTACTGGAAGTACGCCTGCACATACTTGTCGGTGTGGTCGCCGATGATCTTGATGGAGTTTTTGTTGGCGCCCACGGTGCCGTCGCCGCCCAGGCCCCAGAACTTGCACTCGATGGTGCCGGCCGCCGCGGTGTTGGGGCAGTCGTGCTCAGGCAGGGAGAGGTTGGTGACGTCGTCCACGATGCCGATGGTGAACTCGTGCTTGGGCGCGTCCTTGGCCAGGTCCTCGTAGACGGCGAAGACGCTGCGGGGAGGCGTATCTTTGGAGCCCAGGCCGTAGCGACCGCCGGTGATGACGGCCTGACGGCCGGCGTTGGCAAAGGCGGTGATCACGTCCATGTAGAGGGGCTCGCCCTGAG contains:
- the lysA gene encoding diaminopimelate decarboxylase; the encoded protein is MMETKNGRLFFDGCDVTELAKKYGTPLYVYSQTAIERRFDELRRDFLDRWPGSRVAYAAKAFCTTGMCRLVERAGMCVDVVSGGELYTALAAGFPPERIEFNGNNKLPGELELAVDRGVGRIIVDGAHELEAIEALCAARGKRMKVLYRVTPGVKADSHDYIVTGKKDSKFGFPLDEDVIYPAVERAVAAPHVDFLGFHFHIGSQLFDASPYLQAVEAVLELVRQVRDRFGVRVSELNLGGGFGITYTTEERRPYRYYLDPMLERIAACFDALELPRPAVVIEPGRSIVGDAALSLYTVGAIKEIAGVRKYVAVDGGMTDNIRPALYQAVYRGILANKADAAPAETVTVCGKCCESGDILLRDAALPAAESGDILAVLSTGAYGYSMASNYNSNPIPAVVLVKDGRDELMVRRQSYEDLIRNQIIPASLNS
- a CDS encoding peptide chain release factor 3 → MSKYESEISRRRTFAIISHPDAGKTTLTEKFLLYGGAIAQAGVVKGKKNSRAATSDWMEIEKQRGISVTSSVMQFQYEGFCINILDTPGHQDFSEDTYRTLMAADSAVMVIDAAKGVEAQTRKLFKVCVMRDIPIFTFINKMDREARDPFELCEEIEKELGIDTYAVNWPIGCGKDFKGVYDRNKREIIHFTSNGGARQATAVEVGLDDPELDGLIGPAFRTQLQDDIELLDGASCDFDMERVRHGKLSPVFFGSALTNFGVEPFLEDFLRMTTPPLPRQAGEVIVDSMDDEFSAFVFKIQANMNKAHRDRIAFMRVVSGRFDADREVYHVQGGKKIKLSRPQQLMAAEREIIEEAYAGDIIGVFDPGIFSIGDTLCAPGKKFRFDPIPTFAPEHFRRVRPLDTMKRKQFLKGMEQIAQEGAIQIFKTPYTGMEEVIVGVVGTLQFDVLEYRLKNEYGVELYMEGLPYEYLRWIENDTGEPIKEEQLILGTDVKLVEDYKGNQLLLFASQWSIHWVQDKNKDLTLTEFGGARDSQG
- a CDS encoding cell wall hydrolase, translating into MTDLEILARIVQCEAGGEGEQGMKAVACVVMNRVHVDYGEYGRLATIREVIYQMGQFDCARETIRGKYNAQNIYNMSVEDIHYDIAEWAIAGNRLTNLGFALWYFNPFSPSCRPNFPSNVGEFMVRIGNHCFYNPTDAYADT
- the nifJ gene encoding pyruvate:ferredoxin (flavodoxin) oxidoreductase, whose product is MARKKKSMDGNTAAAHVSYAFTEVAGIYPITPSSPMADNVDQWAAAGRKNIFGDPVRVIEMQSEAGAAGTVHGSLNAGALTTTYTASQGLLLMIPNMYKIAAELLPAVFHVSARTVATQSLNIFGDHSDVMACRQTGFAMLAETNPQEVMDLGAVAHLAAIKGRVPFLNFFDGFRTSHEIQKIDIWDYEDLKDMVDMDAIEAFRARALNPEHPTMRGSHENGDIFFQHREACNQYYEAVPEIVEEYMGKVNAKLGTNYQLFNYYGAPDADRVIIAMGSICDVAEEVIDYLNAHGEKVGLVKVRLYRPFRADKLLAAIPETAKKIAVLDRTKEPGSQGEPLYMDVITAFANAGRQAVITGGRYGLGSKDTPPRSVFAVYEDLAKDAPKHEFTIGIVDDVTNLSLPEHDCPNTAAAGTIECKFWGLGGDGTVGANKNSIKIIGDHTDKYVQAYFQYDSKKTGGVTISHLRFGDKPIKSPYYINKADFVACHVPAYIIKGFPMVRDVKDGGTFLINCQWSDEELDKHMPAVAKRYIAEHHINVYTIDAIDLAAKIGMGKRTNTILQSAFFALANVMPQDEAIGYMKDAATHSYLKKGQDVVDMNHKAIDTGATAFKKFNVPASWATAADEVKEEKLEGRDSTVKMVTEIMEPVGRMDGDSLPVSAFSDHVDGTFEQGAAAYEKRGVAVMVPTWNADKCIQCNQCSYVCPHATIRPYALTDEEAKNAPEAAKIVDFKAGKGKGVYKFSIAVSPLDCMGCGVCVGVCPVKALEMVPQESQAEQQPVFDYMVAKVADKDDVADTTSVKGSQFKQPLLEFSGSCAGCAETSYARLITQVCGDRMYISNATGCSSIWGGPAATSPYTVNKQGRGPAWANSLFEDNAEHGLGFYYGQKALRDRLTEQTKALLAIDYADEDIKAAGQEWLDTMADGVANAEATKKYVAALEAIVSQRGDCGCDACKLAREILARKEFLAKKSIWIFGGDGWAYDIGFGGLDHVLASGEDVNVMVFDTEVYSNTGGQASKSTNVGAVAQFAAAGKTMPKKSLAEIAMSYGYVYVAQVAMGANPAQTLKAITEAENYHGPSLIIGYAPCEMHSIKGGMTNCQSEMKKAVECGYWNMFRFNPALKAEGKSPFTLDSKAPAGGYQEFLMNEARYSALTRAFPERAEKLFQENEALAKARYEHLVKLQELYA